The Candidatus Eisenbacteria bacterium sequence GGGAAGAGGGCCTGCGAGAAGCCGTGAACCCCCCATCCGAGAAGGAGCCAGACCCAAGCGAGAATCGCGGCGGCCCGCGCGCGGGGTCGGCGGAAGAGAAAGAGCGAGAACACGACGAAGAGGAGAAGAAGCGAAACGCGCGCGACAGGCGTCGGGAGCACGCGTTCGAACAGCGGGTACGGATAGTAGGTCATCCGTTGGAAGGCGGGGAGGATGCTCGCGGCGTGGGCGAGGAAATCCCCGAGCGCGAGGGGACCGCGCCCCCCCGCCCCTCCGAGAACCGCGTGTCTTGCCAAGAGGAAGAGGAGAAGCGCGCCGAACGACGGAAGCGCGGCGCCCGCGGCCTTCCGAATCCGTGCGAGGTTGCTCTCTCCGGGCGAGAGAAGCCGCGCCGCGAGGAGCAAGAAGGGGGCGATCGCTCCGCTCTCCTTCGACCCGGCCGCGAGAAGACTGAAGATCGCCGGGAGCCAAATCCCCTTTCGCCCGCCGAGCTCCGAGGAGAGAAGGACGAGAAGAACGAAGAGAAGCACGAGCGTGTCGGCGCGGCGCGCGAGCACCGGCAGGATGTTCAGGTGAACCGGATGGGAGAGGAAGAAGAGGCCCGCGAAGACGCCGGCGAGGGAAAGTCGCCGCGCGCAGGGCCCGCTCGCGAGACGCGCGAGGAGAAACGCGCACACGGCGGCGAGCAGGAGGTCGGTCAGATGATAACCGCGCGCCGTGAGGCCGTGAAGTGCATGGTCGAGAGCGACGGAGAGGTTGAGCACGGGGCGGTAGAAGTGGCCTCCGGTGAAGCGCCCGTCCAGCATCTCCTCCGTGAAGGTCCCTCCGAAATCGGAGAAGTCCCGCACGCGCGAGGCGAGGACGAGCGGATACGTGTCGTGCCCCAGGAAGGAGAGAGGGAGGAACTCCCGGTAGAAGAAGAGGGCCAGCGCGGCGCTCGCGAGGAGGGGCGCCGAGCAGAGAAGGAGAAAGCCCGCCCGGCCGCCCGCGAGGCGGTCCGCGCCGGTTCGATCGCGGATTCCGGGCTGCCGGTCCATCGTGATTGCGCGCTCCCGTCGCGCGGCGAGCGTAGCACGACAATCTTCTCCCTCCAACCTCCGCGTTCGCCTCCTCCCGCTTCGGAGGTTCGGCCCGCGCGGTGAGAAGACCTTGGGCAGGAGAGGAGCCGGAGACTACAATGGAGCAGTAGTCGAGCAGGCGGGCGCCGACGGTTCGGGGCGGGGCCCGTCATGCGGAGGCTCGTCCGGTGATCCGCAGGGAGCTTGCACGAAACTCGGCGCTCTCCTTCCTGGCCCTCCTCGCCGGTCTCGCCGCGGTCTGGGCGGTTCTTCGGCTCGCCGCGTGGGGAATGGGAATTCGCGACCGCGATCTTCGATATCCGAACCAGATCGACATGTGGCGGCCGGACTCGATCGCCGGCTACGCGAACAAGCGCGACTTCCGCTCGCTGAGCTTCGGAACCGTGAGGATCGTCACGAACGAGCACGGCTTTCGCGGCGCGCGCCCGACTCCGCTCGAGGGAGGGGGGAAGCTCCGCATCTTCGGCGTGGGCGATTCGGTCATGTGGGGGACCGGTCTCGAGGAGGAGGACACGTTCCTCGGCGTGCTGGAGAGACTTCTTGCGGAGAGCGGGACCGAGGCCGAGGTGGTGAACGCGGGGGTCGGCGGCTTCTCGACCGTCCAGGAGTATCTCTTCTTCGAAAGCGTGGTTCTTCCCTTCCGCCCGGACATCGTGCTTCTGGGGCTCTGCTTCAACGACCTTCTTCCGACGGAAGACCCTCACGGAACGGTGCGCGCGGTCTACACCCGCTACCTGAATGCGTTGCTCGAGCGTCCGGACAACGGGCTCTCCGCGGTCGAGAAGCAGGTGGCTTCCCGTTTTCTCGAGACGCTCGCGACGGCCGACCACGTCTGGTCCGCCGTCCGACCCTTCGCGCTCTCTCCACTCGAGCACGCGGCTCTCTCGAAGGCTCTGATCGAGTATCCTCTCTCTGCGATGGGCTCTCGCTGCCGCGCCGAGGGAATTCGGCTGATCGGTCTCGTCTTTCCGACGAAGGAGCGCATGCCGATGTTCGAGAGGTACAACGAGATCTTCCGCCGCGCGCTCGAGCGTGAGGGGATCGAGTTCCTCGATTTCTCTTCCGTGCTGCGGGGGGAGGGGGACGAGCCGAAGACCCTCGATGGGCAAGAGGGGGTCTACGAACGGTTCGTTCGCGAGAAGCTCCGCCGGACCCCCTTTCGGGATCTGGACAACATCCTTTGGGTGAGGCGCTTCTCCCGACTGAACGAGACCGAGCTCTTCCTCGATTCGGCGCACCCGAGCAAGAAGGGGAGCCGTCTCGTCGCGGAGAGGATCCACGCGGTTCTCTCGGCGGACGGCGGCTCTGCCGCGCGCACCCTCTTCGGCGGGTCCGCGGGCGAGACCCGGGGCGTGGACGCGCAACCGCCCGGCCTGGCGTCGATGCGGGCGGATCGGAGGAGCACGCGCGGGACTTCGAGTCGAACCGCGAGTCGGTGACGGACTTCGAGACGTCCCCCGTCCGTGCCGCGGGATTCCGGGGCAAAGACACGTATCTTAGGGCAAGTCCGTATGAGAAGAGAAAAGAAGGCGGACGGCTCCCGGAAAGGGCGCGCATCGAAACCGAGGCCGGGGAGCCGGCGCGAGGCGATCCTCATCGTCCTCGTCGTGTGCGCCGTCTATTTTCCTTGCGTCTTCAACGGCTTCATCTGGGACGACGAGGGGAACATCTACGAGAACCCGACCCTCACGAGGCCGGATGGGCTGTCCCAAATTTGGGGTTCCTTCCGTCTCTACCAGTACTATCCCCTCACGTTCACTTCCTTCTACCTGGAGCACAAGCTCTGGGGAATGAACCCCATGGGGTATCACATCACCAACATCCTTCTCCACGCGCTGAACTCGGTTCTCGTCTTCTCTCTTCTCCAGAGGCTCGGAATGCGGCGGCCTCTCTCGTTCTTCACCGCGATGTGGTTCGCCGTGCACCCGATTCAAGCCGAGTCGGTGGCCTGGGCGACCGAAAGAAAGAACCTCTTGTCCGGTTTCTTCTATTTCTCTTCTTTTCTTTTCTACTTGAAGTACCTGGATGCGAGAAAGGCGAAGCCTTATGCGCTCGGCTTGCTCGCGTACTTCGGAGCGCTTCTCAGCAAGACCGCGACGCTGACCCTCTCGTTGACCCTGCTTCTCGTGGAAGCCCTGCGCGCCGGGTCGATTCGCGTCCGGTCCCTCGTCCGCGTGGCTCTGTTTCTATTTCTCGGGGCGGGGATGGGCGTGGTGACCGCGGTTCTCGAAACCTATCGGCACGGGGCTCTCCGGGCGGAGTGGAGCCACCCTCTGGCGGAGCGGATGCTCGCGGTTCCCCGAGTGTTCCTGTTCTACGCATCCAAGATCGTCCTTCCGATCCGCATGAGCTTCCTCTACCCTCAGTGGGAGATCGATCCCGCGCGTATCGAGGCGTATGGGCCGGCGGTTCTCCTCGCGGGGCTTCTCGCGCTTCTCTGGAGACTGAGGAAAAGAATCCCGCCCCTCGCCCGGTTCGGTCTCGGACACTATTTCGTGACGCTGCTCCCGGCGTCCGGGCTTGTGAACTTCTACTTCCTTCGCTACTCCTTCGTCCAAAACCACTTTCAGTATCTCGCCGGTCTCGGCATCCTGATCGTGCTTGCCCTCTCGGGAGCGGAGATCGTGAGAAGGAGCGCCGGGCGAGCGCCGCGCGCGAGGCTGGGCTGGGTTCTGGGCGCCGCGGTGGTCGTCGGTTGCTCGCTCCTCACCTTTCGCGAATGCCGGATCTATCGCGATGAGGAGTCCCTCTGGCGCCACACAATCGCAGCGAACCCCGAAGCATGGCTCGCGCACAACAACCTCGGGAGGGCTCTCGTTCGGCGGGGAGAACACGAGGAAGCGATGCGGCACTTCCGGCGGGCTTTGGAGATCCGCCCGAGTTTTCCGGAGGCTCATGTCAATGTCGGTTTGCACGCTCTGAGACAGGGGGATGTGGACCGCGCGATGGACTCCTTCGAAACGGCCCTGGCCGCGAGACCCGCGTTCGCTGTCGCCCATCGCAATCTGGCGGAAGCCTACGCGATGAAAGAAATGCACGACGAAGCGATCGAACAGTGCAGGAAAGCGTTGGCCCTCGAACCGGATCACGCGGAGACGCACGTTGTCCTCGGATCGGCCTACCGGGGGAAAGGGATGCTGGACGAAGCGGAGAGATCGCTCCGGCGGGCCCTCGGCATCAAGCCCAATCAAGCCGTCGCCTACTACAACCTCGGGTTCGTCGAGAGGGATCGGGGCCGATGGATCGAGGCGGCGTCTCTGTTCGAGCGCGCGGCCGCGATCGACCCGAGCTTCGTGGATGCGCTCAACGAGCTCGGGAACACCTATCTCAGCGCAAACGATCCGGCGCGAGCCACCGCCGCCTACCAGAGGTCACTCGCCGTCCATCCGAACCAGGTAGGGACGCACTACAACCTCGGTTTGGCCTATCAGAGCGCGGGGAAGATCGACGAGGCCATTTCTCATTACAACAAGGCTCTCGAGATCCAGCCGGACTTTTCCTGGGCGCATTTCAACCTTGCCCTGGCGTACGTCGCCAAGGGGGAGCATCGGCAGGCGATCGTCCATTGCGACCAGGCGGTTCGACTGGGACATCCGGTGGACCCGGCGTTCTTGCGATTGCTGGAGCCCCACCGGGAGTCCCGCTCGAACTGACGGGATGCGAGAGGGAGGTGAATGGTGGAGGCGGCGGGAATCGAAGCCTCGGACCGGCGAATGAGCGCGCTCCACAGAACCACGACGAGACCGATGCAGAAGCCGCACAACTTCGCACAGAAACAGACGGTTGTGCGGACCACGGCGAGAGCCCGTGCGACAGAACCACGACGGCTCGATACACGATTCAGACCCAAATGAACACGAAAAGTGTGCCACATGCGTGCCACGGATTCCGGGCGAAGCTGACCTCCCCGCAGCGGTCGTCGCGGGCCTCCGCAACTGGAAGAACCTGCCCGCGCACATTCGCGCCGCGGTCGAGGCCCTCCTCGGTGGGGCGGGCCAATGAGGGAGCGCGAGGGCGAGAAGCTGGGGTCGGTGCGCGTCCTTCCGCGCCGTCGCGTTCGCGCTTCGGTCGCGCTTCGGGAACGAGGCGGAGGAGGACGGGCCAGCCCCTGAAAAGCCAGCCGAGCCGGACACGCGAGTAAGGGACCTCATCCACGTTCTCAGCAGGCACCGTGTGAGGGAACTGCCCTCAAGGAGTGTGCGCTCATGCATTGACGCTACCCGTGCTGGAACCCGTAAGGCATGGCTGCTATGCGAGTTTCGACCCAAGATTTGCCTTGATCCCGCCTCCCGGCCCACCTATTGTGATCTCATCACCCGAGGCTTGAAGCAGCCCGACCCCGGGGTCGCTGGTCAGGCAAACTTGCACCGTGTCCTTCGCCGTCGTCGCCGCGGTCGCGGAGGGGAGATATGGATCCATCAGCTGAGCGGCAAGAGATCGTGACGGCCGCGGTCGACCTCTCCTTCGTCATCCCGGTCTACAACGGCAGCGGGTCGATCGGCGCCGTCGTCGATCAGATCCACGAGCATTTCTCGCACCTCGATTTCGAGGTGATCCTGGTCAACGATGGATCGACCGACAACAGTGAGCAGGTCTGCAGAGCCCTGGTGGAACAGCATCCCGAGAAGGTTCGCCTCGTGCATTTGGCACGCAACTTCGGCGAGCACAACGCGGTTCTCGCCGGCATGAACCACGCAAGCGGCCGCTACGTCGCCACCCTCGACGACGATGGCCAGAACCCCCCTCGCGAAGTCCTCCCCATGTACGACGTGATTCGGGCCGGAGACTACGACGTAGTCTTCGGCCGGTACCGGGTGAAGCGCCACAGCGGCTTTCGCAACCTGGGGAGCTGGATCAACGATCGGGTCGCCAATGTGGTTCTCAAGAAGCCGCGCGATCTCTATCTTTCCAGCTTCAAGGTGATGAATCGCTTCATGGTCGACGAGATCACGAGATAAACAGGTCCCTTCCCGCACATCGACGGACTGATTCTGCGCGCGACGCGGAACCTTGGCCAGGTCGAAGTGAACCACGTCTCTGCGAGCGGGCCCCGCGCGAACTACACGCTCTCCAAGCTCTTTCTGCTCTGGCTGAACATCTTCCTGAGTTTCTCCATCGCTCCCCTGCGTCTCGCCGCAGTGGCGGGTCTATTGATCTCGCTCTCGAGCGCCCTCCTGATCGTAGGGGTCATCCTCGACAAGCTCTATCTCAATCCGGATGTGGCCATCGGAATCCCGACGGTGCTGCTCTTCATCGTCTTTTTTGCCGGAGTTCAGCTGGTGATCCTCGGGGTGATCGGCGAGTATCTGGGGAGACTGTTCCTCGATCACTCGAAGAGCCCGCAGTTCACCGTACGTTACGTCCTAGGAAAGAAGAGGAAGCCGTGAGCGAGTTCTACCGCGGGAAACGGGTTCTCATCACCGGAGGCCTCGGCTTCATCGGAAGCAATCTCGCCGTGCGGCTGACCGAGCATGGGGCGCGGGTGCTTCTCGTCGACTCGATGATTCCCGCCTATGGCGCTACGCTTCGAAACATCGAGCCAATCAAGACCCGGGTGCGCGTCAACTTTTCCGACGTTAGGGATCAGTACAGCCTGAGCTACCTGGTGCGGGGGCAGGAGCTGGTCTTTAGCCTGGCCGGGCAGGTCAGTCATCACGAGAGCATGAGTGACCCGATGACGGACCTCGATATCAACTGCCGGAGCCAATTGTCGCTGCTCGAGTGTTGCCGACGCAGTAATCCCGCGGTGAGAATCGTCTTTGCGAGCACGCGGCAAATCTATGGGCGGCCCCGATACCTGCCTGTCGACGAGCGGCATCCGCTGGCTCCCGTGGACGTCAACGGAATCAACAAGCTCGCTGCGGAGATGTACAACAGTCTCTATCACTCGGTCTACGGAATCGAGACGGTGAGTCTGCGTCTGACCAATACTTACGGACCGCGTATGGATCTCTGCAATCACAACAAAGGCTTCGCAGGGGTCTTTCTTCGAAAGGCCCTGCGAGGCGAGAAGATCCAGGTGTACGGAACCGGCCGGCAACGTCGGGACTTCAACCACGTCGACGATGTCGTCGATGCTCTGCTGCTCGCGGGGGAGCGCGATGCGACGCAGGGCCAGGTGTTCAACCTCGGGCACCCCGAACCTGCGAGTCTCCTCGAGTTCCTAGCCACGCTGCGGAAGTTTGCGGATTTCGAGTACGAGTTGGTCCCGTTTCCCGCCGAAGCCGCGGCGATCGACATCGGCGACTATTTCGGCGACTTTCGGAAGTTCCACGAGGCGGCCGGGTGGACGCCGAGGATCGGACTCGAAGCGGGTCTCGAGAACACGATCGGTTACTTCCGTGAGTTCGGCATCGCTGGCGAGGCGGAAGGATGATCCCCTTCTTCGACGTCCGACTCTCCTCTCTCGGGTTCAAGGACGAGATCGACGAGGCGATCAGGCGCGTGTTGGCTTCCGGGCAGCTGATCCTAGGGCCGGAGGTCCGCGCTTTCGAAGAGGAGTTCGCCAGCTACGTGGGGGTGGGGGGGGCTGTGGGAGTGGGGTCCGGCACCGACGCCTTGATTCTGGCCCTGCGGGCGCTCGGCGTCGGACCCGGCGACGAAGTCATCACCGTAGCCAATGCCGGCGTACCGACGGTGGCCGCGATTCGCGCCGTGGGCGCCACCCCGAGGTTCGTTGACGTGCGGCCCGACGGTCTGCTGATCGACGAAGAGCAGCTCGAGCAGGCCATTTGCCCGCGCACCCGCTGCCTGCTCCCTATCCACCTCTACGGCCGGGCGGTCGCGATGGAGCCGATTCTGAGACTTGCTTCACGGCACGGCCTGCGCATCATCGAGGACTGCGCGCAAGCACACGGCGCCAGGTGTCAGGGGCGGCACGTCGGGACCTTCGGTGACCTTGGCTGCTTCTCCTTCTACCCCACCAAGAACCTCGGAGCCTTCGGGGATGGGGGCATGGTCGTGAGTAACGACCCGTGCCTCGTGGAACAGGTGCGCATGCAGCGCATGTATGGCTTCAAGGAAGACCGTTACTCCTACTGCGAGGGGATAAACAGTCGGCTGGATGAGTTGCAGGCGGCGATCCTTCGTGTGAAGCTGCGACACCTGCCTGCGTGTGTGGAGGCGCGTCGCACGATCGCGCGGCGCTACCTGGTTGGACTCGAGGGGTGCATCGACTCGCTTCCGATCGCGCCCTCCGTCGAGGCGCATGCGTACCATCTCTTTGTCGTCCAGGTGTCGGACCGCCAGCGCTTCGTCGATGCCCTGCGGGGAGAGGGTATCGGTCATGGGGTCCACTACCCGGTCCCGGTCCACCTAATGGACGCCTATCGCTTCCTGGGCTACGAAGAGGGCGAGCTACCTGTCACGGAACGGTCCGCGAAGGCCGTCTTGTCCCTGCCCATGTATCCGGGTCTCGAGGCCGGTGCGGTCGATCGCGTCATCGAGACACTGCGCCGGGTGCGCTGAGATCCCGGCGCTCCAGGCGGAGCCAGATGCGTCCCGGTGAACACGAGGTCATGGCGCGGGTCGAGGCAGACCACTGGTGGTACCTCGGGCTGCGGGACGCTGTGGCTAGGTCGCTGGGAACCACCCGTCTCGCCGTGCCGCCGCACCCCAAGGTCCTCGATGCCGGCTGCGGCACGGGGGAGAACCTGAAGTTCCTGAACGGTCTCCTCCGGCCTTCCTACCTGGGTGGATTCGACAGCGACGAAGAAGCGCTCGTGATGGCCAGGAAGAAGATCGAGGGGGTCGACGTCTATCAAAGCGACATCTGTGACCCGGTGATCCACGTCGACGATCTGGATCTGCTGGTTAGTCTGGATGTGATCTACATCCCGGGTGCGGAGCGTTCTCTGAACGGGCTGAGACGTCTGGTCGCCAGCCTTCGACGGGGCGGTCTCTTCGTGCTCAACCTCCCTGCTCACCCCTGGCTGTATAGCGAACACGACGTTGCGGTGCACACCAGCCAACGCTTCACGAGCCGCGAGGTCGCTTCCCTGCTCGATGCCCTGGGGCTGTCGGCGGAGCTCCTGACCCACCGCCTCTTCTTCCTCTTCCCGGCCGTCGTGCTGAGCAGGCTGCCCGGCATCTGGAGAGCCCGTCGCGGAGGCGACCTGTGGGCGGCTCGGTCGGATCTCCACACCATGCCGGGGAGGCGACTCAATCGACTCTTGTTCGGGATCCTCCGCGCCGAGAACGAACTCATCGCACGGGGAGCCCGCTTTCCATGGGGCAGCTCATTGTTCGCGATCGGCAGGAAGGTTTGAAGAGGCGCATCGCTCGCTGTCGCTCAGGTAGACCCCATCTGGGCCGGATGCGGACGTCTCGGACGTACCGAGCCGGCTCCCCGCGGGCAGATTCAGCGTGAGAACTGACTCCGCGACAATTATCAACTCACAATGCCTGGGAGCCTGGAATCCGCGGACAAGATCCGGCCCTTGATCCTGGTCATGATCGGAGCGAGCGCGCGGCAGGAGAAATGGATTCGGCCGGCGGGGCGAGGGAGGGGCCGATTCGCCTCTATGCGGGAACGCGGTTCCGGCGATCGGCTCGAACGAGCGAGTAGCACCAAGCCATGAGACCGAGAAGAGCGGCGCCCATGATGCGGAGCCCCCACAGATAGCTCTCCGGATCGTAGCGGAAGCGAACCTCACTGGAGCCGGAGGGGAGTACCACACCTCTCAGCATGTGGTTGACTCGGAGGACCGGGACCGTCTTCCCGTCGAGCTCGGCCTTCCATCCGGAGTGCCACGTGTCCGAGAGCACGAGGAGGCCCGGAGTCACCATTTGGCATGCGATGCGTATCTCGCGCGGAATCTCATCAACAATCACTGCGGATCCAAGACAGCTGTCCGGCAGGTTGATCGGAATCTCGGCATAGGCAACGCGGCGAGGATCGAAGTCATCTCTCGCCATGAGCTGGAGGCAGTTGGCTTCGTCCGACACGGTTTCTACCCTTTCCGGCACGTACGCCCTCGGCAGAGCGAGGGGGTTCTCCAAGAGCCAGTAGTCGTCTTGCTGTGTTAGGGGAACGACCCCGGTCGGAGGGGCGCCGCGAAAGACGACATAGCGGAGGTTCAGCATGTCGAGAACCGGGTGCAAGCGAATCGAGGTGGGACCTTTCGTGTCCAGGTCCCCGGCCTCGGCCGGCTGCAGGCGAAACGTCGGAACGTACCATCCGACCCGGGCGTGGGAGGGTCCGCGCGTCCTCTTGTTCTTGCCGATATTCAGGACGTCGATATTACGGCGCGGGTCTATTCCGTCGTAACCGCAGACATTCCTTAGATCATAAAGCTCATTCAGGTTGGCCGGGAAGCAGGCATAGCCTACGACGCGCCCCTCCTCTCTCTCGGAGAGCTCTCGGAAGATGGGTAGCTCCGGATAGTAAAGCTCGGGATCGCATTGCGGCGCCCGATTCCACGCGAAGAGGAGAAGCTCACCGACCGTGAGGACGCCGAGGACGATCGGGAGCGGCCTCGTCCTTGCTCCCCGCAGTCGAAGGGCGATCCATCCGACGAGAGCGATTGCCGAGAGAGTGGCGCCGGTAAGGAAGTACCGCCGAAAGCTCTCTCGAACGGCCGCCACATTCTCCATGTTCGAAATACCGAGCGGAGCGGTCCCGGTCGCCACCTGATTCGGCAGCTCCGTATAGAGATACCCGGGGAGGCGCGCGGCGCGGAAGAGGCAATAGGCGACAAGAAGAACGGTGACCGCCGCGGGGACCCAGAACCAGTTCCTCCATCGAAAGGGCCTTGCCTGGAGAATGTGACTTAGGCCGATGACGGCCAGGGAAAGGAGCGCGAAGGCGGTGAGGAAGACGAAGCGGTTGTACGAAGGGAGGTTCAGATAGGGGAGCCGCCCGAGCGGGACGAGGACCGGTAGGTTCAAAGTCCAACCGATGCCGATGACGGCTAGGATCGAGAAGAGGACGTTGGTCGAGCGATGAGATCGGTTGCACCAGGCGAGGGGAGCGAGGAGGAGCGCCGTGAGGAGACCTATGTAGCTCCCGGCAGCGCTCTCGACATGCCATCCGACGATGCGGACGCTGTTTCTGAGGGAGGTTCCGTAGACGTTTGGAAGAACAACCTGCGGCAGGGCCGATATCCCGGCGGGCGGGCGCTCTTCCAGCTCTCCTCTCAGCCGGGAGACGGACCGCGACCCGTCGCGCACGCTTTCTCCAAGCGGCAGAACGTAGGGCGCCGCGAGAGCGAGTCCCAGAATGAACGCTAGAGCGAGCTTGATGAGCCGGGACCATCCGCTTCTGTTAGGGCGACCTCCCAGCACGAAGAGCCCGATCGCGTAGAACGTCCCCGCCAGCAGGACCAACGCGCTGACGTCGGTCTGGCCCGTTACAGAGACCGTACAGGCGAGCAGGGCCGTAGCCGGAAAAGCCCAGTTCTTGCCGTGACGGAGCGCTGACCCCACGAAGTAGAAGAGCCAGCCGAGAAAGGACGCCGCGTAGGCGATTGCGCACCAGTGCCAAAGCAACATGTAAGGTGAGAGTGAATAACAAACCGCGCCCACGCCGCTTGCCCATGACGCCGCCCCTAGTATCCTCCTGAAGAAGAGGAGCGCGCCGGTCCCGGCTACAAGGGCCTTGAGCAGCTGAATCCAGGCGAGGCTTCGCGGAGAGTCGAAGAGATAGTAGACGAGATCGTAAACCGAGTATTGGGACCATCGAGTGAAAGGGACGCCGGCGAACATGTACGGGTCCCAAAGAGGGATCCGGCCGGCTCGGATCTCTCGCGAGGCGAACCGGCGGGCGGGCTCGAACGCCAAGACCGGGTCGGCGAGCGTTCGCTCGTGGGGGACGATCTTCTCCGTCTCCGGCGTGCGCGGCAGGTACACGCTCTGCTGAGCGAGCATGTCGAGGGAGAGGAGCAATTTCCGCCCGGAGAGAGAAGGCCAGAAGAGGATCACCTGACAAGCAAGGATGGCGAGGACGACGACAACCAGCGATGTCGGTCGTCCCGAGCGGGGTCGTGCGGCGGCCACTGATCGAAAGAAGCGTGAAACGATCATGACGCGAGGGCCAGCGTACTACGGTGCTCGATCGCATGTCCACCAGGAAAGTCGGTTTGGAGCTCGTTGACGGGGGCGGGGGGCGCCGGGCCTCGGGACGTGCCGTCACTATTTCGTACTACCCGCGCTCGATGCGTCGGAGGCACCCGATGGCCCGAAGCAGCCGACTCCTTTCCATCCACCCCGAGCAAGCTTGGCAAGCTTTGCCATCCTCCGCCTGTCCCTTCTCGCCTCGTCGTTGGCGAGCCTCTCCGGGCCAGCCGGTGCGGTGGAGCCTTTTGTCCA is a genomic window containing:
- a CDS encoding tetratricopeptide repeat protein, with the translated sequence MRREKKADGSRKGRASKPRPGSRREAILIVLVVCAVYFPCVFNGFIWDDEGNIYENPTLTRPDGLSQIWGSFRLYQYYPLTFTSFYLEHKLWGMNPMGYHITNILLHALNSVLVFSLLQRLGMRRPLSFFTAMWFAVHPIQAESVAWATERKNLLSGFFYFSSFLFYLKYLDARKAKPYALGLLAYFGALLSKTATLTLSLTLLLVEALRAGSIRVRSLVRVALFLFLGAGMGVVTAVLETYRHGALRAEWSHPLAERMLAVPRVFLFYASKIVLPIRMSFLYPQWEIDPARIEAYGPAVLLAGLLALLWRLRKRIPPLARFGLGHYFVTLLPASGLVNFYFLRYSFVQNHFQYLAGLGILIVLALSGAEIVRRSAGRAPRARLGWVLGAAVVVGCSLLTFRECRIYRDEESLWRHTIAANPEAWLAHNNLGRALVRRGEHEEAMRHFRRALEIRPSFPEAHVNVGLHALRQGDVDRAMDSFETALAARPAFAVAHRNLAEAYAMKEMHDEAIEQCRKALALEPDHAETHVVLGSAYRGKGMLDEAERSLRRALGIKPNQAVAYYNLGFVERDRGRWIEAASLFERAAAIDPSFVDALNELGNTYLSANDPARATAAYQRSLAVHPNQVGTHYNLGLAYQSAGKIDEAISHYNKALEIQPDFSWAHFNLALAYVAKGEHRQAIVHCDQAVRLGHPVDPAFLRLLEPHRESRSN
- a CDS encoding glycosyltransferase family 2 protein, with amino-acid sequence MDPSAERQEIVTAAVDLSFVIPVYNGSGSIGAVVDQIHEHFSHLDFEVILVNDGSTDNSEQVCRALVEQHPEKVRLVHLARNFGEHNAVLAGMNHASGRYVATLDDDGQNPPREVLPMYDVIRAGDYDVVFGRYRVKRHSGFRNLGSWINDRVANVVLKKPRDLYLSSFKVMNRFMVDEITR
- a CDS encoding NAD-dependent epimerase/dehydratase family protein; its protein translation is MSEFYRGKRVLITGGLGFIGSNLAVRLTEHGARVLLVDSMIPAYGATLRNIEPIKTRVRVNFSDVRDQYSLSYLVRGQELVFSLAGQVSHHESMSDPMTDLDINCRSQLSLLECCRRSNPAVRIVFASTRQIYGRPRYLPVDERHPLAPVDVNGINKLAAEMYNSLYHSVYGIETVSLRLTNTYGPRMDLCNHNKGFAGVFLRKALRGEKIQVYGTGRQRRDFNHVDDVVDALLLAGERDATQGQVFNLGHPEPASLLEFLATLRKFADFEYELVPFPAEAAAIDIGDYFGDFRKFHEAAGWTPRIGLEAGLENTIGYFREFGIAGEAEG
- a CDS encoding DegT/DnrJ/EryC1/StrS family aminotransferase, whose amino-acid sequence is MIPFFDVRLSSLGFKDEIDEAIRRVLASGQLILGPEVRAFEEEFASYVGVGGAVGVGSGTDALILALRALGVGPGDEVITVANAGVPTVAAIRAVGATPRFVDVRPDGLLIDEEQLEQAICPRTRCLLPIHLYGRAVAMEPILRLASRHGLRIIEDCAQAHGARCQGRHVGTFGDLGCFSFYPTKNLGAFGDGGMVVSNDPCLVEQVRMQRMYGFKEDRYSYCEGINSRLDELQAAILRVKLRHLPACVEARRTIARRYLVGLEGCIDSLPIAPSVEAHAYHLFVVQVSDRQRFVDALRGEGIGHGVHYPVPVHLMDAYRFLGYEEGELPVTERSAKAVLSLPMYPGLEAGAVDRVIETLRRVR
- a CDS encoding class I SAM-dependent methyltransferase, whose protein sequence is MRPGEHEVMARVEADHWWYLGLRDAVARSLGTTRLAVPPHPKVLDAGCGTGENLKFLNGLLRPSYLGGFDSDEEALVMARKKIEGVDVYQSDICDPVIHVDDLDLLVSLDVIYIPGAERSLNGLRRLVASLRRGGLFVLNLPAHPWLYSEHDVAVHTSQRFTSREVASLLDALGLSAELLTHRLFFLFPAVVLSRLPGIWRARRGGDLWAARSDLHTMPGRRLNRLLFGILRAENELIARGARFPWGSSLFAIGRKV